The region CCGAGAGAAACAGGTAGCCACGCTTGAGTCCATCCGCGACGATCGCGCGAAGCGAGTCCGCTTCGGTCGCGGCGGGGAAGATTCCATAGCCCCAGTGAATCGCCCAGACGTCATACGCGCCCGGTCCCACACCGTACGCCTGCGAGAGGTCGATGCGACCGTCGGGCGTCAGCGACACCCGCGGCGGTGGGTAATCCATCACCGACGCGCGCTCGAAGCTCGAGGCGATGTAGTTGTGCGCCAGGCCCAACGTGTGGCCAACCTCATGCGCGCTCACCTGTCTCACGCGCGCCAGGACGAATGCCGTGTCGGCCGCGGCGGCGGCGGCTCCCATCAGGCCAGCGTAGAGGTTGTAATCCGTGCGCGAGCGATGCGAATCGAGCCGAGCCATGCCCTTTAGCATCTCTCCGGTCCGCGGATCCGTAACCGCACCCCCCACCGACCAGCCGCGCTCGTTCCGATTCTCCCACTGCACGACGTTGTATCGGATGTCCATGGGATCGACGCCCTCGGGCAGCAGCTGGACCTTGAATGCTCCGTGCAGGCCCGCCCGTTCGAAGGCTTCCGTCCACCAACCCACCCCTTGCAAGGTCGCCGTTCTCAAAGGCTCCGGGATCCCGCGATCGACGTAATAAATGATGGGGTTCTTGATCGGCGAATTCGGATCACTCGGATTCATGCGCTCGAGCCGATGGCGCGCGATCCATCGCACCTGCAAGGGGCGTTGAATCGGTTGGCCATAGTCGTTGAACGAGATTCCGAAATATCCGACACGTGGATCCCAGGCCCGCGGTTCGTAGCCGTCGTTAGGTAGCGCGACCAGCGCGAGGTGTTGACGTAGCGTGACCGCGTGGCCGTCCGGCGCCACGCGCTCGACGATCGAACCCGGTGATCCGGTAGTCGCGAACGTGAGCGCAACTTCGATCTCGGTGTTCTGTGGAAATGCCTTCGTGTACGGCGGGTAGATCGAGGACCGCTCGCGCGCCACCGTGTACATCCCCTGGCGACTCGACGCCAGCGTTTCGGCGACGTGATTCCAGTCGCGCATAACGAGGTCCGCCGCGTCGACGAGGAGTCGGCCGCCCTCCATCGCCACGATCGGCAGCGACGCGACCGTACTCGCCGCGAACGCCTCGCGCACCGTGCGCTGATGATCGGGATTGCTGAGTGCCGAGCTGCGATAGTTCCAGTTCTCCAGCACGACGAGCACCCGCTCCCCGTCCCGATCGAACCGGACGACGTCGCTTGCCGCATCCGATCCGCGATCGATGCCGATTGGATTCGACCCCAGACCCGTCGCCTGCGTCACCACGAATAGCGCCCGAGTCGAGTCATGCGGCAGCTCGAGCAGGAGCTTGCCCTGCCGCGGATCGAAGTAGAGCGGAATGAAGCCGTCGAATTTCTCGAAGCCGCTCGTTCGGCTCGCGATAGATGTAGAGATCGACGAGGAGACCCCTTGCGCACCGGGCGTTGCCTGCGCCGTCGCTATCGAAGCGCCGGCGATAAGGGGAACGACGCCCAGAAGTGTCACAAGAGTCCAGGCACTATGCACGCGCATTCGAAAATCGGGCTGAGGTGAGAAACCAAGGGTGTGCGAGTATCTCCGGCGGCCGGCGGCGACGCAAGCGCTTTCCGGCCACACGATCCAACTTCGGGACGCGAGATGGTAAGATTCTCGCAGTGCCTTTCGATGACGTCGCTTCGTTACGCTCGACACTATTGTGAGCTCAGTCCACTTCCGTCCTGACACGCATGTTCCAGCTTCGTCGCATTCTGCTCGCATTGGTCGTGACCACCGCGGCGTGCTCCAGCGGGCCCGAGATCCGTAAACTCGGCGACTACGGAACCGTTGCGCCTCTGTTCACCACGCCGCAGAACGAGAAGACGCCGACGCAGATCACGGTGAATCTCGCGCGCCCTTCGTACGTCACAGCGCTTTATGTGGTGCCCGGTCGGGGAGCCGTCATCGTATTTCCGACGGATACCGCGATGAATACGCACGTCGACGCGGGACAGCACACGATCCCAGTGCAGTTCCGGGAGCGCGCGTTCAATCGCGACAGCATGTTCGCCGCGATCCGACGGCAGCAACAGGGACGCAATCCCAATCCGTCCCAGCCACCACCGGTCTTCCGCGATACGGCTCGCCGCGACTCCGTGCGTTACGGAAGCGACAGCGGGACCACCTCGCGCGGCTTGGGCCCTCTTCGCGAGCCCGGCCCAGGAGCAAGTCCGATCGGCTACCTCCTTCTCGTCGCATCGCCAACCGAGATCCCGCTCGCCGGGCTCCGACACCGGGTGAACGGCGTCACGATTCCGATCGACGATGACGAAGCGCTCAGCACGGTTATGAAGCTCGTAAAGTCGACGCTGCCCGATGGGACGAATCTCGCCGGGTACGCGAAGGAGCTCGATCGGACCTGAGCCAGACCGGCGCAACTGCGCAGGTCACTTCCCCCTCACGATTCCGTTTCGGATTCGCACGGCCTTCGCTCCAGCCTTCGTATCCGCCTCGAGTACGATATCTCCAGGCGCAAAGCGCAGCTTTCCCGTCAGCGAGAGCGTTTGTCCCGCGCGTCGCACTTTCACGACAATCGGCGAACCCTCCGCCGCGTTGCCGAACTTGCCCCGGAAATGCTCGCCGAATTGCTCGTCTGTCACAGGAATGTCGCCGACGGTGAGGAGGTAATCCCCTTCTCGCACCCCCGCCGCCGCGGCTGAGCTCCCCTCCTCGACGCGCGTCACCAGCACACCACCGGAGTCGGCGACCGTGTACACGCCAAGACGCGGCGCGTTCGGCCGACTCGTGTGCAGTCCCGCGAGCGCGAGCACGCGATCCCATGGATACGATTCGCGGCCCTCTACGTATCGTGCCGCAAAATCGCCGAAGGATTTTCCGCCCGCTGCCTTGCTTACCGCTGCCCACCAGTCCGTCGCGGTAAAGCCGCGGCCGGCCTTGTAGACATTCGTATAGAGATCTCTCATCACGTTGTCGAGAGACTGGCGGTTGTCACTCGCGTCGCGAATCATGATGTCGAGGAGCAATCCCGCCAGAGAGCCTTTCGCGTAATACGTGTACTGCGTGCCGTCGACCGGATGAATCCACGTGTCGATCGACGCGTCGTCCAGCGAGACGGGTCGGGTGTCGCTCACTTCACGCATCTTCGCCGCCGTCGCGGCATAGAAGCCGTTCTCGTCGACGACTCCGCCGCGCACCTCAGCGAGATCGGCGTAGTAGTCCGTGATCCCTTCGCTCACCCACAGCCACGGCGTCGGCTGCGAGCGATCGTATTCGTACGGCCACATTTCCGCCGGTCGCAGACGCTTCACGTTCCACGCATGGAAGATCTCGTGAGCGTACAGCGACGGCTGAAAGGTGCTCCCGATCGCGACCGGAGTCACGACGTCGACGTGTGAGCTCTGATGTTCCAGACCGCTCGCGCCTTGATACGATGAGTCGGCGATCTGCATGACCGTGTAATTCTCCCACGGCACTTCGCCGAACACCGCAACCTCGGGTGGAATCACGCGCTTGAGCTGATCCCAAGCCGTTAGGCGCGCGGCACCGCTCACGCTCCCCTGAGGGTAGGTCACATAGCGCACCCACTTCCCGGAGATCTGCGCACTGTCGATGTCGAAGCGGCCAACGAAGAAGGGCATGTCGACCAGATCGTGATAGTTCGTCGCGCGGAAGCTGTTCGCTCCCTCGGCTTGCATTCCCGTCGCGACGCGCCAATCCGCTTCAGTACGCACCGTTACGCGCGCCGGGAATCCGAGCGAGCGTCCCTCGGGGTACAGGAACAGGTTGGTACCGGTGAAGAGCAGGAAGTCGCGCTGTGTCCACGCCATGGCGTTGTCGAGCGAGTCCGCGAGATACGTGAAGCTCACCGTGACGCTCTTCGCGCCAGCCGGCTCGACGCGCCAGCTGTCATAATCCTGTTTGCTCCACGTCAGGTCGTGACCGTCTGCCTTCGCGACGAAGTCAGAGACCCAACGTGCAAAGTTGCTAATCTCGTACGCGCCCGGCGTCCATTCGGGAAGCGACAGAATCACCGGAGCGTTTCCCCCGACCGCGAAGGTCATCGAGACCTTCACCGTCCGCGACGCCGCGGCGACGTGGTCGAAGGTGATCTCGTAGCGAATGTCCTGGATATCGGCGGAAGTGCCTTTCGCGTCTCGCGGCGCTTGCCCCGCGGCCGGCGCTCCGACGAGGAATGCGGCGATCGCCGCGACACTCCGCCTGCCAAGGCTGGACGGCGTCATGAAGCTCCAATGAGTGGGCCAGTGCTGCGAAAAACTACACTCGACCGTGGATGAGGTGTGCAAGTTCCGACGCGCCGCGACGTCTCCCGCTCGGGGTCGAGAACGGGATGGTCACAGCGGCGATCCGACTGATCTGCTCGACCCCGCTGTCGGGTCGCTCTTACATCGAGGATTCGATGTCCGCCACAACGCGCCTAGCCCTGCTCTTCATCGTCATCGCGGCCGCGATGACCGGCTGCGACGCCGATGCCGGTAGGCGTCAGTACGCTCACAGTCCACAGGCGGCGAAAGCAGCGTTTTCCGCCGGCGTCGTGCGGATTGCCGACTCAGTTTCTCCTGCTGCCCTCGACGGCTTTGAGAGCCGCGCACGTCACGATACCACTGGCGCTGCTGGCGCCGCCGATCGCGCACGCGTCGTTGTAAGTGAGGCGGAGGCCAGTCCGGCTCCAGAGAATACGCGAACCATCGCTCCACCGGCCGTTCCCCAGGATGTCGTCCCCGGAAGCATGCTCGTTCGTGTCGGCCAGGCGTCGGTGCAAGTCGAGTCGCTCGACGTAGGAATTTCCCGCGTTC is a window of Gemmatimonadaceae bacterium DNA encoding:
- a CDS encoding zinc-dependent metalloprotease, with amino-acid sequence MRVHSAWTLVTLLGVVPLIAGASIATAQATPGAQGVSSSISTSIASRTSGFEKFDGFIPLYFDPRQGKLLLELPHDSTRALFVVTQATGLGSNPIGIDRGSDAASDVVRFDRDGERVLVVLENWNYRSSALSNPDHQRTVREAFAASTVASLPIVAMEGGRLLVDAADLVMRDWNHVAETLASSRQGMYTVARERSSIYPPYTKAFPQNTEIEVALTFATTGSPGSIVERVAPDGHAVTLRQHLALVALPNDGYEPRAWDPRVGYFGISFNDYGQPIQRPLQVRWIARHRLERMNPSDPNSPIKNPIIYYVDRGIPEPLRTATLQGVGWWTEAFERAGLHGAFKVQLLPEGVDPMDIRYNVVQWENRNERGWSVGGAVTDPRTGEMLKGMARLDSHRSRTDYNLYAGLMGAAAAAADTAFVLARVRQVSAHEVGHTLGLAHNYIASSFERASVMDYPPPRVSLTPDGRIDLSQAYGVGPGAYDVWAIHWGYGIFPAATEADSLRAIVADGLKRGYLFLSDADARPEYGSDPRVSLWDDRESAMSFLENQMAVRRVALDRFGERNIRVGDPITLLQERLAPVYFMHRFALNGLTKTIGGMEYANAVRGDGQQVTHPIAAAQQRAALTLLLSALAPKELAIPDTALTLMAPGATNVTPPVELFGSRTRPAFDELGAARTLAQMVVDGILQRDRDARLVQFAAHGSGFTLGNVIDALVNATWRAPTAATPKLTALQRVTQRAVVDRLLLLAADSEAAPEVRAMADLKLTELRPSAVAWSKGVGRSEEERAHWLAIATDVGQWIDKRQLPALTRALVAPPGDPF
- a CDS encoding PDZ domain-containing protein codes for the protein MTPSSLGRRSVAAIAAFLVGAPAAGQAPRDAKGTSADIQDIRYEITFDHVAAASRTVKVSMTFAVGGNAPVILSLPEWTPGAYEISNFARWVSDFVAKADGHDLTWSKQDYDSWRVEPAGAKSVTVSFTYLADSLDNAMAWTQRDFLLFTGTNLFLYPEGRSLGFPARVTVRTEADWRVATGMQAEGANSFRATNYHDLVDMPFFVGRFDIDSAQISGKWVRYVTYPQGSVSGAARLTAWDQLKRVIPPEVAVFGEVPWENYTVMQIADSSYQGASGLEHQSSHVDVVTPVAIGSTFQPSLYAHEIFHAWNVKRLRPAEMWPYEYDRSQPTPWLWVSEGITDYYADLAEVRGGVVDENGFYAATAAKMREVSDTRPVSLDDASIDTWIHPVDGTQYTYYAKGSLAGLLLDIMIRDASDNRQSLDNVMRDLYTNVYKAGRGFTATDWWAAVSKAAGGKSFGDFAARYVEGRESYPWDRVLALAGLHTSRPNAPRLGVYTVADSGGVLVTRVEEGSSAAAAGVREGDYLLTVGDIPVTDEQFGEHFRGKFGNAAEGSPIVVKVRRAGQTLSLTGKLRFAPGDIVLEADTKAGAKAVRIRNGIVRGK